Part of the Candidatus Neomarinimicrobiota bacterium genome is shown below.
AGCTCAGGCAGCCATTGCATCCTTTGCTATGGCGTTAACTTGGTGGGTGACGGAACCGATACCTACTTATGCCACATCGCTTCTGTTGATGGGTTTGTTGACCTTTTTCAATGGGTGGCCAGAAGAAAAGGTCCTGGGTGTATTTGGCTTAGAAGTCATTTGGTTGAATATCCTCGCTTTTATCTTGAGCTCAACGTTGGTAAAAAGCCAATTAGCTAAACGCTTTGCCTTGTGGATTGGTATTCGCTTCGGGCATAGTTCCTATACCATTCTCGGCGCTTTTATTGTGCTACAGCTATTTTTGGCACCTTTTATACCGGCAACCACAGCTAGAACAGTGATGGTCTTGCCTGTAATGTTGGTAATATCTTCCATCTATGGTTCTACATCAGGCAATGGCAATAATTTTGGTGTAAACCTGTTTATGCAAAATCTTCAGGGCATCAGTATTTTTTCATCAGGTTTCATAACAGGAAGTACCTGTAACATTGTAGCAGCCGCTTTCATTTTTGAGATGGGTAATCAGAAAGTTTATTATTCTGACTGGATGTTTGGGATGCTTCCTATCACCATCATCGTCATGGCTATCTCGTGGTGGTTGGGACCTAAATATTTATTCCCCATCAAAAAAGAAGATCAACAACCCAAGGTCAAAGGTGGCTTCGATGTCATGCGCAAAATGCTCCATGAAATGGGGGGATTCACCTTAGCAGAGAGCAAGTCTGCTGGAGTATTCCTATTTGTACTTTTTCTATGGGCAACGGATCGTTTTCATGTG
Proteins encoded:
- a CDS encoding DASS family sodium-coupled anion symporter — protein: MNPPEINFDTNLNVVAQRESSRGENLTRYIGFPLGIIFFLILYLMPTPNGLTLEAQAAIASFAMALTWWVTEPIPTYATSLLLMGLLTFFNGWPEEKVLGVFGLEVIWLNILAFILSSTLVKSQLAKRFALWIGIRFGHSSYTILGAFIVLQLFLAPFIPATTARTVMVLPVMLVISSIYGSTSGNGNNFGVNLFMQNLQGISIFSSGFITGSTCNIVAAAFIFEMGNQKVYYSDWMFGMLPITIIVMAISWWLGPKYLFPIKKEDQQPKVKGGFDVMRKMLHEMGGFTLAESKSAGVFLFVLFLWATDRFHVGWFGFEISAVMAALIGVVFVFLPKIGLLKWNDADIPWHVMIFSAGAYSGGLALFDSGAARWLVGSVFEMVGLGADLSFWTVYIIIIAFSMYAHLFFTSKTMRSIVMIPIIIAIAQQFGFDPVSLALPAAFTLTWVITLPTNAKPNLILYSAGQFSISDNLKYGLTVSTIGVVVMIIAGPTWFRFLGITP